The nucleotide window AGCAGATCGCGTTGAGTCACCAGCTGTTGCAGCTCGATGACGCCGTTCCCAGGCTCGTCGAAATGCTTGGCGATGCAGATATCGGCAAGGCCACCATCGCAGCAGCGGCACTAAGAGACGCGAACGCCATTGACCCTCGTTACCTCCCGGCCATCGAGCGAGGACTGGACCGCGGACTGCCCTGGTTGGTTGCGGCATTGGGGCGCATCCCATCGGACGAGGCTGCTCGAAGGGCCGTCGACGAGCTGATGCGTTCGCCAGATGCGCCGCTCGACCAGGCGTCGTACGCCGTGGAGCTGTCAGGCAAGCGGGCCATACCTTACATAATCGACATCGCACATTGCCGGTCAGGATGTCAGTCGGGCCAGGCATACAAGCTCGGGGAAGTGCTGGGCCGCATGGGGCCGGAGGCCATGAGCGCGATTCCTTCCCTGGTTGGGATTGCAGGGGATCCCTGGGTGCCTCAAGCAACGGCCGGCGAGGCGATCGCAACACTTGCCAACATGGGGCCGGTCGCCCAATCGGCAGGCCCGGCATTGATCGCCTTGCGCTCGCATCGACTGGCGCTCGCACAAGGGATTGACGCGGCTCTGATCGCCATTCACTCACCTGCGGCAGGCGCGATCGTCGGCCGTGTCCTCGCCGCGCACGGTGCCGATTACACCAGCCTTCGTCGCCTTGGCTTGTTGGGACCTGCCGGTTACGACGCGGGGCCTGAGGTGCTGAAGATCCTGTTGCGCGAAGAGGGCGAACTCCAGGTCAGCGCAGCACAGGCCCTGGGCCTGATTGGCTATCGCCCCGCCGTGCCGGCCCTCATCGATGCGCTCAAGAACGAGGCGAATGTGCGCTTGAATGGCGCCGCCGCCGAAAGCCTGGGGCGCCTTGGCGATGCGTCGGCCAGGCCGGCGCTGCAATGGGCCGCGCAAGCGCATTGGTTTCCACCCGTCAGGGCCAGGGCGGCCGAAGCGCTCAGCCACTTGTCGAGCGGTGTGCCGTACG belongs to Dyella terrae and includes:
- a CDS encoding HEAT repeat domain-containing protein, producing the protein MRWIRCGAAKQLLMLLIALMGMPVMAAEPGQACRVFDDCIRQIEASRVGTSPAAQTQEQIALSHQLLQLDDAVPRLVEMLGDADIGKATIAAAALRDANAIDPRYLPAIERGLDRGLPWLVAALGRIPSDEAARRAVDELMRSPDAPLDQASYAVELSGKRAIPYIIDIAHCRSGCQSGQAYKLGEVLGRMGPEAMSAIPSLVGIAGDPWVPQATAGEAIATLANMGPVAQSAGPALIALRSHRLALAQGIDAALIAIHSPAAGAIVGRVLAAHGADYTSLRRLGLLGPAGYDAGPEVLKILLREEGELQVSAAQALGLIGYRPAVPALIDALKNEANVRLNGAAAESLGRLGDASARPALQWAAQAHWFPPVRARAAEALSHLSSGVPYAPLGRDDEFGFVSAHIFAREQRQSSTCSASRTLTGSPSKMPVPGGDLVVVDNGEWGASLSFQPAGGQDQMILEQRITSLQRFHGQIVAVVAIDSYLISSGGLYMIKRSDDGVWHASLWRMLPWSPQGARLQRNGELLVALGGGYDVLVDGKGNMRVPDCAATSTRI